The stretch of DNA ATCATAGGCATCGTAATTGATCCAAGCCAACCCTGAGCAAGCCCAAGTCCAGCATAGAGCCATATCGTGATAAGAGAGAGATGAATACTCATCACGCTCAAGGCAGATAGTACTACTATGTTTGGCCACATAAATCGTTTCCATTCACACAGTCGCATGCTCCATTTTCTGGCAATAACCCCGCCAATAGCCACCATTGCAGCATTTAGTGCCCAGCCAATTGCAACGATTTTTAACGGCACGCCCGCAGTTAGCATTAGTGGTGTGAGTGCCCAAATCATTACATGAGTAATTTTTTGTCCAACCGCATGCGCTGCAATAAGCCACCGAAGCCTTTCGTCCCGCAAGCTCACCATCGTGAGATGCGTCATGTCGCGAAACGGATTACGATGAATGCTTACGAAACGCTCACCATCCTCTCGAATAATGAGTGACAATATCCCACCGAATACGTATGGTCCAGCCGAGATGAGAATCGCCGTACGAGGTGACACTGCTGCAACTGCACCACCGATGAGTACCACTATGATTTGGGCTAGTGGCTTGTAGATCGTTAGCATAGCATTCTCTGATCGCAGACGCCTACCTGTTGAATCAAACCGCTGGCAATATGCATACAGCAGCGCTCCGTCAGAACCATGACTAAATGCAAGGCTTATGCCGATGATAATCTCCGCGATTATTACATCACGAAAACTATGAGCTTGAGAATAAAATATAAACCCAAGTGCCGCACCGCTGTCCCCAAATGCGTTGCAAAACTTTCTACTGAAACGGTCTGCAATCCATCCTGTCGGTATGTTGAGTGTCAAAAGAGCGACCGTAAACAGTGCTTGACTGAGGCCGATTTGACTTTGATCCATTCCAATCGAATGGTAGAACGGTACCATTATTGATATCGATGCTAACGTATTTGTTGCAACGATTTCAACACGTAGCAGTCGAAGACTTGTAGTATAACTGGTCATCGGCATACCTTTCTCGAAAGTAATGGATTTGACATAGCTATTCCTTTCCTTGAAGATGTGAACGAGCAGCTCCGCGTATGCGAAGCCAGAAAAGCCTCCGTGTCGATGATTTTAGATGTAAAAAGTCTCCGAGGTCGGAGACTTATCTAGCGTCGAATAAAAAATGTAAGATTAAATGCGTGATAAGTCTCGGTTTTGATATGTGACATACATAAACAGACCATTAATATGGGCTGAAGGAGTACAAAACTGAAACTTAAAACTTTTCATAAAACTATAATAACATAATTATTATAAAAAACAAAACACAATATAAATAGCGACAGTAAAATAACATGGAATAATCATAATGAACGGGCGTAGGCTACATTAAGTCAAGAACAATAAGGTGCTCGATATGAGGCGTCCGAGGAAAAAAATTGTAGCCCTGATGAGCTTTAACACCATATTTTTCAGCCAGTCTCTGAACATCACGGGCCTGCGTTACAGGATTACATGATAAATAGATAATTCGTGCGGGAGCTGCTTCGAGAAGTTTTGTAATAACGTCCTCATGAAGACCGGCACG from Candidatus Saccharimonadales bacterium encodes:
- a CDS encoding MFS transporter, with amino-acid sequence MTSYTTSLRLLRVEIVATNTLASISIMVPFYHSIGMDQSQIGLSQALFTVALLTLNIPTGWIADRFSRKFCNAFGDSGAALGFIFYSQAHSFRDVIIAEIIIGISLAFSHGSDGALLYAYCQRFDSTGRRLRSENAMLTIYKPLAQIIVVLIGGAVAAVSPRTAILISAGPYVFGGILSLIIREDGERFVSIHRNPFRDMTHLTMVSLRDERLRWLIAAHAVGQKITHVMIWALTPLMLTAGVPLKIVAIGWALNAAMVAIGGVIARKWSMRLCEWKRFMWPNIVVLSALSVMSIHLSLITIWLYAGLGLAQGWLGSITMPMIQLHAPSTTQASVGSLAGSVSQLLYIPLVWIVGLVGVLDIRLTMVATILIFSPMVFIASRRLYTLESK